CTATTTACACTGTTTTTCTTGCTTTTTCGACATATCTATTGTATTATAAATTAAATTTATATTTAATAATACGATATTATAGGGAGGGGATTTAGATGAATATTCAAGAGATTTACAATAAAGATTTATTTGGAAGAAAAAAAATTATAAGAACTTTAATGGAATACATTCGGAGTTACGAAAATGAGTGTAAAGTTATATCAATTCATTCTCCTTGGGGAACAGGAAAAACAACATTTTTAGAAATGTGGGTATACTATCTAACATTAGAGGAAGAAATAAAAAATAAGTATTATCCAATATATTTTAATGCTTGGGAAAATGATGATTCTAAAAATCCGTTAATGTCTATTCTTATTGAATTGAATGAGCTACCTGAATTTAAAGAATCTACTGAATCTAAAGTTTTAACAACAATTGCGAGTGTTTTATCTACGAAGGCACCTAAATTTTTTTTTAAGGCATTACTTGGATTTTTACCTTTAGATGAAAAGATAAAAACAGAAATTAATATTTTTTTGAGCTCTTTGATTGACGATGGAATGACATTAGATACTATAAAAGAGGCTTTCAAAGATAAAGATAAATTAGAGATTTATTCTGAAAAATTTAGTGATTTCAATGTCGAACTAATTAGAAAAAAAATAAAAAAATTATTTATTAAAAATCTTGAAAATTTTCAACAAAAAACAGATAAAAGAATTATATTTTTTGTAGATGAATTAGATAGATGTAGACCTACTTTCGCGATTGAAACTTTGGAGATCATTAAGCACCTATTTTCCGTTAAAAACTATAATTTTGTATTAGCTTGGGATTTGGAGCAACTTTCGTACTCAATAGCGACTATATATGGAAATAATATGGACACAGGAGGATACTTAAGAAGATTTGTGGATTTAGAGTATAGCTTACCAGAAGTTAATAAGGGGAATTATATAAATAATTTAATGAATAGCGAAATTCATAATTTATTTTTAGCAATTTTAAAAGCTTTTGATTTTTCTTTAAGAGATTTAGAAAAAATCACAAATATTATTAAGATTAACGATGGCTTCAGTAGTGTTTATTTTAACTCTTCTACATTAGAAGGACAATATTTATATATATTAGGGTATCTTTTCTTTTCTCTAAAATATAAGAATCCAGTATTACATATAAAATTAAAAAATAAGACATTGACAGAAAATGAGAAAATAGCATTAGTTAAAATTTTAGAAGAAACAAGTCGAATTGCACTTGATTCATATAATAATAGAGTATCAGATAATTATAAAATTCCATTAATTAGTTATGACAATTTTTTAGTGTTAATTTCTAAATTAGTGAGTACAACGACATTACGTCAAAAAGTAGAAATTGAAATATCTCCGCAAGTTAAAATCGATATAGCTAGTTTGGTTAACTCAAATGGTATTAATAAGCTATTAGATATAAGTTTATATTTTTAGAGATTATATATCTATCAATTTAAAATATTTAAATATTCATTTATAGGAAGCTTGCTTGTTGTGAGACATATAGACTATAAATTAGTATTTAAAGTAGTGATAGTGGAAAATGGCCTCGTAAAATTGAATATAAGGATTTGGAAAAAATAAGGATATACATTAATATAGCATTATTATACAATTAATACGAAAGGAGTTTTTTAAATGATTAAGTATTATGTTAGAGTTTCTACAGTAGAGCAAAAATTAGATAGACAACTTTTAGCTTATGACAAAGCTGATATTGTATATAGTGATAAAGTGTCTGGAAAAGATAAAGAAAGACCTCAGTTGAAAGTTATGTTAGAGGGATTACAAAAGGGTGATGTAGTAGTAGTTAAATCTTTAGATAGATTAAGTCGTAGCACAATGGATCTATTAGAAATAGCTAAGGAGATTGAAGATAAAGGAGCTACTCTAAAAGTTTTAGATAAAGACATTGATACTGGAACAGCTATTGGTAAATTCTTTTTAACTATAATTGGAGCTGTTGCAGAATTAGAAAGAGAAAACATCAACCAGAGAGTTAGAGAAGGTGTTGCTATTGCTAAGGCTGAAGGGAAATACAAAGGAAGAAAAAAAGGTAGTATTGAATTAAAAGGTGATAGTTTAAATAGATTTAAGATGTTTTATAATAAGGGATTCAATAAGACCGAGCTATCAAAAGAGTTTGGAGTTCCAAGAGCTACTATATATAGATGGGAAAAGGTTCTTAAAGAAAGAGGAGAAATATAAATAAAGAAGATAAAGACATCGAGAAAATGTCGTTTGAGAATTTTCAGATTGTCGTGACAGTGTCACGACAATAATCATAAGAAGCAAAGAATTAAATATAAATTAAAATATTATGGTGGGGGTAAAGTGTGACCGTGAAAGAGATAATTGGTACTTCTAATAAAAAAGTGTTAAAACTTCAAGGAAAAGAAAAATTAAAAATGCTGATAGAAAGTTTGAATAAGGGTCTTATAGGAAAAGATGATATTATAAAAACTTCTCTTTTAAGTATATTAGCTCAAGAAAATTTAATATTATTTGGACCACCAGGAACTGCAAAAAGTGAAATTTCTAGAAGAATATCTAGTGTGATAGATGATGAAAATTATTTTGAATATTTATTAACTAAATTTACAACGCCAGAAGAAATTTTTGGACCATTATCAATTAAAGAGTTAAAAGAAGATAGATTTTATAGAAAAACTGAAGGTTATCTACCAACAGTACAAATAGGATTTCTAGATGAAATTTTTAAAGCAAATTCATCCATTTTAAATACGCTATTAACTATAATGAATGAAAAGGTATTTCATAATGGAAGTAAAAAAGAAAATACAAATTTAATCTCTCTAATCGGAGCTTCAAATGAAGATCCGAGTAATGACTTAGAGCTTAATGCTTTATATGATAGATTTTTAATTAGAAAAGTAGTTGGGTATGTCCAAGATGATGAACTTAATAAATTTTTTGATATCTCTAATGAAAAATTTAAACTAAATGAGGGTTTGAAAATCACTTTGAAAGAAATTCAAGAGATAGAGCAGAATTTAAATAAAGTAACTATTCCTAGTGACATTAGAGATATTATTATAAAAATAAAATTAGATTTAAAA
This region of Cetobacterium sp. ZOR0034 genomic DNA includes:
- a CDS encoding P-loop NTPase fold protein, which gives rise to MNIQEIYNKDLFGRKKIIRTLMEYIRSYENECKVISIHSPWGTGKTTFLEMWVYYLTLEEEIKNKYYPIYFNAWENDDSKNPLMSILIELNELPEFKESTESKVLTTIASVLSTKAPKFFFKALLGFLPLDEKIKTEINIFLSSLIDDGMTLDTIKEAFKDKDKLEIYSEKFSDFNVELIRKKIKKLFIKNLENFQQKTDKRIIFFVDELDRCRPTFAIETLEIIKHLFSVKNYNFVLAWDLEQLSYSIATIYGNNMDTGGYLRRFVDLEYSLPEVNKGNYINNLMNSEIHNLFLAILKAFDFSLRDLEKITNIIKINDGFSSVYFNSSTLEGQYLYILGYLFFSLKYKNPVLHIKLKNKTLTENEKIALVKILEETSRIALDSYNNRVSDNYKIPLISYDNFLVLISKLVSTTTLRQKVEIEISPQVKIDIASLVNSNGINKLLDISLYF
- a CDS encoding recombinase family protein; its protein translation is MIKYYVRVSTVEQKLDRQLLAYDKADIVYSDKVSGKDKERPQLKVMLEGLQKGDVVVVKSLDRLSRSTMDLLEIAKEIEDKGATLKVLDKDIDTGTAIGKFFLTIIGAVAELERENINQRVREGVAIAKAEGKYKGRKKGSIELKGDSLNRFKMFYNKGFNKTELSKEFGVPRATIYRWEKVLKERGEI
- a CDS encoding AAA family ATPase yields the protein MTVKEIIGTSNKKVLKLQGKEKLKMLIESLNKGLIGKDDIIKTSLLSILAQENLILFGPPGTAKSEISRRISSVIDDENYFEYLLTKFTTPEEIFGPLSIKELKEDRFYRKTEGYLPTVQIGFLDEIFKANSSILNTLLTIMNEKVFHNGSKKENTNLISLIGASNEDPSNDLELNALYDRFLIRKVVGYVQDDELNKFFDISNEKFKLNEGLKITLKEIQEIEQNLNKVTIPSDIRDIIIKIKLDLKDVFKNNSQEDISDRKFIKILKLLKISAYTNERNQVDISDVLLLKNCLWNNPENQKVVSDTIINNIKDGYRLIEISNEDKVFGANNNRTLKKFDFKGMGTESNPFIIEDENDLIHIGTIDYLDKGYYFKQSKDISIVSHWHSIGSEEKPFKGSHQENAE